TTTATGTAAAATGGGTGGAGCTGACGATATTGCTTAAATCTGTTTGTAAAACTGAATTCCTACattttgtgtatacatattagTTGAAGTTCGAAATTGTTAGAAATCCAGAACCACTCAACGTTATCTATAAGTAGTTTGGTTTGGCCTTTTATTACATAAATCTTAATGTAGCTAGTTGTGTAAGCGGTATTTAGTGTTTGAACTGTAGATAAATAGATCACAAAAGATAGTGAAAGACCAGTCAATGTAGGGGACCATAGTAGTTACTGCTAAAGGTTGAAAAGTgtcatttaatgtttttaatttcagaAATTATTGTTGGGTCACGTTCTTCTACCCCAACTGCCCGAAAGTCTCCTGTATCTGATGCGGGTGTCCAGGTTTCTCCGCCTCCAAGAGATGACAAAAAGAAATCGCCACAAGGGCAAAGACCAATGCAGCAGGAAGGGTGGGTTTGGACAGTGGACTAGTTGATTGAAAGTACTATTTAGCAGCTTTAAACAGAATGTATTTGGTGCCAGGTTTCTTGGTAGTTTCTAAACATAGTATTTTCTAAGATgtgttaattatgaaaaatattaaattttaataacattgtttGGACATGTTGGAATCTGTTGAAAATTTTACTGCAATAACTTAGTGTTCCTCAGTATTTATGGTAATAATTATACTATAACCTattgttatattttgtattatggaAAATAgcctaaggctaaggccccaccgaatccgtcgcggcgcgtcgcgtgcgtccaacacggctgcGCGTCgcgtgcgtttcgatcaactgtcatagttcaaacacgagtggccccacatggcgcatgagcgtgcgtggcgtcaggtgcgttatcggactagacgcacaaggaacagagttttgtttttagccgcacgtggacgtgcgtctccgtactggggtccgcatgaaggaagaaattgttagacctacaacaacctacatttgaaccacctgcccaactttgaattataatcaaatgtgatgatttgtggttatgataaaggattaaagtatctttttatattctaatggatacatttatgtaaatatctttgtttcagaagttcctgtatcaaagtgttcagttcacacacaattctacgtatcttaatttttgtattaaataaaataaagtgcaactttacgaATTTCGAAATcggtaatccttccctcagagttactacaagtttcttacattgatacggatcttctgtaattggtatcaaattttgatattcgagatataatccCCTCGCGAATTAAGTCAAAAGGTTTTCGGCGTTATccaacaatattaaaataaaaaaacttgtctggacgctatcgtcacttatgaaagagttttgcatattctccactctttcctcttctaaatttatgtcataagtccagattttcctactgttcaacccctctaatttggttgacagcacagagtcagaggaaaaccttgcgcgctcccttcataacggcaagtaatgctgaagtttgaattgtccgtcttataacagtcactcgtttgtctggttgggccacacgcgCAGAAGACGGACACACTTGAAGACtgatagccgtgttggacgcacgcgacgcgccgcgacggatttggtggggccttagcctaaatCCGTCTACACTTTTAAATTAGGAAACTCCCAAAGTAGTTCTGTTTTCTTCAGAGGAGACTTTGGTTGAGGGTATTTTAACTTGAGCACTGAGCTGAgtttgaggaaatgcaaaatttAAGTTAGTGTTGCAGTTACATGCTGTAAatacttatataattttaatttttgttatagtGGTCAGAGAAGCAGCAACCAGGTAGGATCCAACAGAAAGAATAGCCAGCCCCACCAACAACAGTCGCAGCCAGTGCAGCATAATGCCAGCCAAAATCAGTATCACAACCATTATCCGTATCAGCATCATCCCATGCAGTACCAAGGCAGAGGTGGTGGAATGGGTCGTGGTCGTGGGACAAGAAGACCAACAGGTGCTAGAGGAAGGGGTCAAGGTTTCAACCAAGCAAACAGACAGAGACAGTTCCAGGATCAGCAGATCTTCGAACAAGAATATGATTTTGAACAGGCCAATGAGGAGTTTGAAGAATTGAGGAATCAGTTGTCCAAGACCAAGATAGTTGAGAATGGGGAGAAGAAAGATGATTCTGGCCATGAAACTGGCACTGGAGATGAATCCACTGAAGATCATTCAACTTTTTATGACAAGAGCAAATCTTTCTTTGACAGCATCTCCTGTGAAGCTATTGAACGAAGTAAAGGGTAAGTTGTTGGGGTTTTTTATGGGAACTTCTATGGGTTAGGATTCATTGGATGTGCTTGAGGGTTCAGTATGTGATACTTAGTCTCATAAATTAGTTAATAGCCCTTGGAGTCTGCATGAGGCTACAAAGTATGAAATTTTTGAAGTTggatattttcagttttaatttgGATTGTCAGGATGTAATGTTTAGGGACAGACGAGATGCATTAGAGGGAAAATGTGCTCTTTATTGGTACTTGGTAAACAGTCAGGTGCATCTCATTGTTTTCTCACATATCCATTTAGAATTAAAGTAATGTTGATTTTAAGCATTTAAGAGAAAGAATGGGGTATTTGGTTATTAGTTATTTTCTTGAGCTGATAATACAATAAACTGGTTAATCTTGAGGTAGTCCTCTGTTCAAATACCACCCAAGTAAGTATCCAGTATCTTTGTGGAACTTTGACCACAATGTACATAGGTGGTTTTAATTTGGGCCAGGATGGACCTAAAGTTCATGGTTGATTGCAGGAAAAGTCAACGTCCAGATTGGAGGcttgaaagaaagattaatgtTGAGACATTTGGTGTGAGCTCAGCAAGAAGAGGCTACTTTCCAAGAGGAAGAGGGGGCTATTATCGTGGTGGATATCGTAATTATAACTACAACCAAGGATATTACAGGTTAGTCGTTCGTCAGAAATTaaattaagagttttttttagaattcctTTTGAAGTGTAATGGTAAAGAGGTTGTTTGATAGTGTATGTTTTTGTGGGAAGTGGCAGTTTTATACAatagttttaatatttaatgtttattttaggGGGGGTGGTGGAGGCAGTGGCAGTACTGGTTACCGTGGAAGAGGAGGTGCATCCAGAGGAGGTGTAAATGGAGTGTCACAACGAGGAGGGGTAGTCAGGAATTCGACCCCAACGAAGTAGTTGTAAATAGAAAGCTGCACCAAAACTTaatctaaattaatttttttatttttttagtttttaaggaTTCATTGAAAGAAAAGATTAATTTGCTTCTTTAAAAGGATCTAATCAAAGCTTCAATGATAATAGCAATTGGACATTTCTTAAGGGAATTTGGTAACTACTTAGTACATTTAATGCAGCAGTGTAACAGGTGCAGTATTATTGATGAGGTCAAAAGTTCTAAACTGTTAGAATTATGCAAGTAAGCTCTTTCTGTTGTAAAGGAacctctataatttttttttattttctttggaagAGAAATTACAAATTGAGATTTTATTTATGGATGTTGTGCAACAAGATGTGGATATGGTATCTGGAGTCAGATATTGTACAGTTTGATCAAAGAATTTAAATGGAAACTTGTCCTTGTTCAATTTGGAAAGAAGTGACTGTAATGGAGGGTTTAGGATTGATAATGGAAACGGAATATGTTGGCATATAACAAGGGGTGTGGACCAGATAGAGGTTGGAAATGGgaaagagatatgtatatattggaGGCAGTGAACAGgaatgtttcaattttttttttaatagagcaATGAGCACTTTCAATTATATTATTGAGGTACAAGAACCTTCATCAGTCCATCCAAGGGCTGTGGAGAGTAGAGGAAGCCCATCAGATTACagttccttttattttgtatggaatATGGTTTGTAAAACATAAAATGTACAAATACTTGTAACCTGGTGTATGGAAACTGATAGTGCTTCATGAAGCTCTGCAGCCTGCCACCAAGTTAATGGAATGTTGTAACAGTATTTATGTCAGGGGGTGGGAAGATTAACAGTATTTTATTCATGCTACACTTCGATAAAATGACTGCAGGCGTTTTAACAATAAACCCCTTCTTTTGATATGGGCAGGCAGCGATTGCTCCAGGATGAGATGAAATTGAATTATTCGTTATGTGGTTAAGAATTGAGTGTAGCTCATTTCAAGGCTTTAAATTCATTGTGGTTTGCAGTTTCTGTGAACAGTTACTGTCCCTGGTTTTCATTGGTCAAGCATCCGGCAGCATTGGATTAATTACACAGGGATAGATAATGGACATCCCACCTAAGTCCAAAGGTTTTGTGGTTATCACCTTCCACAGAAAAAGAAGTGCTTTGAACATCTATTTTTACAATAAACAGGAAAGCACCAGACCTGGGTTTTTTTGCCTCCTAAGGTATGAAGAACTTTATTTGTATTAAAGGAGTGTTGGTTGGTATAGTAGCAcaaaaaatattgctataaaagTTGAAGGTACCTGTCACAAGATTACGTAGTTGGATATTATGGCagaaaaaattactattttattGTGTCGGATTAAAACCATTGAATTTACCCTTATTTTTGAAGAGTAGcccataaaattattacaaaaaaagttgaaagaatcTCACAAGTGCTGGGCTGAACAATTTAGTAAGGTTTATATCCTTACTTCGAAAGTTCGAGTGTCAGACCCGTTAAAGGTCTTCATCAGTGTGGAATTTCAAATTAATAAGCTATGCTAATTGAAAGTACCCATGAATAATGCAGAACATGTAGGAGTGTTAGGCCCTGTTAATTCTAGCAAGCACTGTCTGACGGACAAACACCTCCCATAACCCATTCCAAAATGCTGACCAACAGAGTATTGAACTGGAGTGGTgcaattgtctggtaacactgcttcagaagcaagAGAAATGCAGCTAAAAGTgtccgctagtgtggacaggccttagaGAGTGAATTTGTTATAAGTTGCCAGTAAGAAAAGTTA
This portion of the Macrobrachium nipponense isolate FS-2020 chromosome 10, ASM1510439v2, whole genome shotgun sequence genome encodes:
- the LOC135223865 gene encoding protein LSM14 homolog A-like isoform X2, which produces MSGPIPFLGSKISLISKSEIRYEGILYTIDAQESIIALAKVRSFGTEDRPTEMPVPARDEVYEYIIFRGTDIKKIEVCDTPKQPTLPGGLHNDPAIVQHSAPTVPSSFQAAPFSRQSLGPIGGGLGGISYGAYGQSMTQQGLPGTGGFQMASTSQPKIIVGSRSSTPTARKSPVSDAGVQVSPPPRDDKKKSPQGQRPMQQEGGQRSSNQVGSNRKNSQPHQQQSQPVQHNASQNQYHNHYPYQHHPMQYQGRGGGMGRGRGTRRPTGARGRGQGFNQANRQRQFQDQQIFEQEYDFEQANEEFEELRNQLSKTKIVENGEKKDDSGHETGTGDESTEDHSTFYDKSKSFFDSISCEAIERSKGKSQRPDWRLERKINVETFGVSSARRGYFPRGRGGYYRGGYRNYNYNQGYYRGGGGGSGSTGYRGRGGASRGGVNGVSQRGGVVRNSTPTK
- the LOC135223865 gene encoding protein LSM14 homolog B-A-like isoform X1; the protein is MSGPIPFLGSKISLISKSEIRYEGILYTIDAQESIIALAKVRSFGTEDRPTEMPVPARDEVYEYIIFRGTDIKKIEVCDTPKQPTLPGGLHNDPAIVQHSAPTVPSSFQAAPFSRQSLGPIGGGLGGISYGAYGQSMTQQGLPGTGGFQMASTSQPSELNTVAGGSGVGNLDQQSNTAPGGPVPAPIGAPPQSGTTALQSGTPARHQAEIIVGSRSSTPTARKSPVSDAGVQVSPPPRDDKKKSPQGQRPMQQEGGQRSSNQVGSNRKNSQPHQQQSQPVQHNASQNQYHNHYPYQHHPMQYQGRGGGMGRGRGTRRPTGARGRGQGFNQANRQRQFQDQQIFEQEYDFEQANEEFEELRNQLSKTKIVENGEKKDDSGHETGTGDESTEDHSTFYDKSKSFFDSISCEAIERSKGKSQRPDWRLERKINVETFGVSSARRGYFPRGRGGYYRGGYRNYNYNQGYYRGGGGGSGSTGYRGRGGASRGGVNGVSQRGGVVRNSTPTK
- the LOC135223865 gene encoding protein LSM14 homolog car-1-like isoform X3 encodes the protein MSGPIPFLGSKISLISKSEIRYEGILYTIDAQESIIALAKVRSFGTEDRPTEMPVPARDEVYEYIIFRGTDIKKIEVCDTPKQPTLPGGLHNDPAIVQHSAPTVPSSFQAAPFSRQSLGPIGEIIVGSRSSTPTARKSPVSDAGVQVSPPPRDDKKKSPQGQRPMQQEGGQRSSNQVGSNRKNSQPHQQQSQPVQHNASQNQYHNHYPYQHHPMQYQGRGGGMGRGRGTRRPTGARGRGQGFNQANRQRQFQDQQIFEQEYDFEQANEEFEELRNQLSKTKIVENGEKKDDSGHETGTGDESTEDHSTFYDKSKSFFDSISCEAIERSKGKSQRPDWRLERKINVETFGVSSARRGYFPRGRGGYYRGGYRNYNYNQGYYRGGGGGSGSTGYRGRGGASRGGVNGVSQRGGVVRNSTPTK